GAACAGGGTATAGCCAAATTCCCACCAGTGCCTAAAAATGTATTTTATTACCACAAGGATTTGAATTTACTCATATTTGAAAGTGAGGCTCAATTAAAAGATTTACAGGGTTTGCATTTAATGCTGAAGGTTTTAGATTTTGCCAAACAACTTGAGGTTCAAAGAATTTATACCGCCGCGGCATTCCCGGTAGTTATTACTCATAAAGATGACTCGCTTGCCTTTTGTGTAGGAAATAATAAATCAATTAGAGATTATGTCTATCAACATGGGATAGAGATAATGAAAGGAGGACAAATTTCAGGACTAAATGGTTTATTATTATCTTATGCCGGACTACTAGGGATAGAAGCCGCTTGCATTTTAGCCAGCATTCCACAGTATATGATTAATTTCCCAAATCCAAAGGCATCAAAAGTCATAATCGAGACTTTGGGAAAATTATTGAATTTTAGAGTGGAGATGACAGAAATAAACCTTGCTATTCAAGAGATTGGAATGAAAATGGATATGATTGAGGATAAAATAAAAGGTGTTCTTCCTATCCAGGAAGAGAAAAAGACTGAAGAAAAAGAACATAAAGTCCCTGATAATATTATGGAAAAGATAGAAAAACTATTTGAAGAGTCAAAACAGGATAAACAAAAGGCTCATAAGTTAAAAGAAGAATTAGACCGTTGGAATTTGTATAATTTATACGAGGATAGATTTTTAGATTTGTTTAGAAAAGAAGGACAATAAGTTATGAATTTCGGGGACGGCTCACTTTTGTTTGAAATCTTGCGGTTAGAAAATGAAGTTAAAATTGGAAATTAGAAATAAAAAGGAGATGGTTCTATGGGACATACATTGACTTTAGAAGTGCCAGAAAAGATATACGAACCCCTAATAAGAACGGCAAAACAGACAGGACGGACGCCTGAAAAATTGGCTCTCGAGTGGTTGAAGACTGCCATTCGCACTACTGTTGAAGATCCGGTAGAGAATTTTATCGGGGTCTTCAAGAGTAACATTCCAGATTGGGCAGATCAACATAACAAATACATTGGGGCGGACTTGATGAAACAAATAGAGTATAAAGGAGACAAGGATAACTGATATGTCTGAACTATTTGCTGACACATCGGGATGGGGCAATTTGGTTGATTCAACGCAGCCTTACCATGCGTTGGCAGCAACCATTTATCGGACATCCCGTCAACAGGGACGGAAAGTCATTACAACTAACTATGTTATTGCTGAATTAGCAATGTTAATGACCAGTCCTCTACGCATTCCTCGGACAAGAGTGATTGCGTTTATTGCAGGTTTAAAAAACTCACCTTATGTTGAAGTTGTGCATGTGGACTTGAGACTTGATGAACAGGCTTGGCAGCTATTCAGAAGCCATCAGGATAAGGAGTGGAGCCTTGCGGATTGTGCGAGTTTTGTAGTGATGAGACAGCGTGGTATGGGAGAAGCTTTGACAACCGACCATCACTTTGAACAAGCAGGTTTTATTCGTTTGCTGAAATAAGAAGGAATCGGAGTCAGACATCGAAAAGAGAATTAGGCTAGAGAAAAAGGAATATGAGGACATCTTTAAGGAGAAGATAGAGAGAGATTGCCTAACCAATCAATGAAGTGGATTTGCTTCGCTCACCGCTTATTTCAGTGTTAGACTAAAAGAGATTAAACCACGAAGGGCACGAAGTGAAATTTGATGAAATATCTAATAAAATTAGCAAATATCAAGGTTGGTCTATTGATAAATTTCAATGTGGAAAAATTGAAAGAAGGCATAAAGAGACTTGTTCTGTAACATCTTCGTGTCCTTCGTGCTCTTCGTGGTG
This is a stretch of genomic DNA from bacterium. It encodes these proteins:
- a CDS encoding PAC2 family protein produces the protein MTMQPEIKIYKRLKIKEPVMIAAWPGIGNVALGAIDYLQWKLKATPFAEIEIEQLVAPELVIIEQGIAKFPPVPKNVFYYHKDLNLLIFESEAQLKDLQGLHLMLKVLDFAKQLEVQRIYTAAAFPVVITHKDDSLAFCVGNNKSIRDYVYQHGIEIMKGGQISGLNGLLLSYAGLLGIEAACILASIPQYMINFPNPKASKVIIETLGKLLNFRVEMTEINLAIQEIGMKMDMIEDKIKGVLPIQEEKKTEEKEHKVPDNIMEKIEKLFEESKQDKQKAHKLKEELDRWNLYNLYEDRFLDLFRKEGQ
- a CDS encoding PIN domain-containing protein, with protein sequence MSELFADTSGWGNLVDSTQPYHALAATIYRTSRQQGRKVITTNYVIAELAMLMTSPLRIPRTRVIAFIAGLKNSPYVEVVHVDLRLDEQAWQLFRSHQDKEWSLADCASFVVMRQRGMGEALTTDHHFEQAGFIRLLK